One stretch of Vulpes lagopus strain Blue_001 chromosome 12, ASM1834538v1, whole genome shotgun sequence DNA includes these proteins:
- the PVALEF gene encoding parvalbumin-like EF-hand-containing protein, translating to MDEEFSSQMKKMALAMGTSLSDKDIELLPTDMRHHGSFNYLKFLEHMQKFQAAGQLDSAIRQAFQTLDKDKSGFIEWNEIKYILSTIPSSGPTAPLTDEEAEAMIQVADTDGDGRIDFEEFSELIKKEKVPKKK from the exons ATGGACGAGGAATTCTCCTCTCAGATGAAGAAGATGGCCTTGGCTATGGGCACGTCCCTGTCGGACAAGGACATAGAGCTGCTGCCCACGGACATGAGGCATCACG GCTCCTTCAACTACCTCAAGTTCCTGGAGCACATGCAGAAGTTCCAGGCCGCGGGCCAGCTGGACAGCGCCATCCGCCAGGCCTTCCAGACCCTGGACAAGGACAAGAGCGGCTTCATCGAGTGGAACGAGATCAA gTACATCCTGTCCACCATTCCCAGCAGTGGGCCCACCGCCCCGCTGACGGACGAGGAGGCCGAGGCCATGATCCAGGTGGCCGACACGGACGGCGACGGGAGGATTGACTTTGAAG AATTTTCTGAACtgatcaaaaaggaaaaagttccAAAGAAGAAGTAG